One genomic segment of Streptomyces sp. RKND-216 includes these proteins:
- a CDS encoding SAM-dependent methyltransferase encodes MTDSLYATPHGFFVREAPGAHFRTSVHVSPLFARAVTRLLLRLDEALDRPRELTLLDVGAGRGELLAQVAEAVAEDDPHGLARRLRRVAVERAPRPDGLDPGIAWQHVLPPPGSVTGLLFANEWLDNVPLDVVEADDAGVVRYVHVDREGRESAGEPVAEEDAAWLRRWWPLDAEPGLRAEIGLPRDVAWTSAVRTLRRGLAVAVDYAHTRADRPPLGTLTGYLDGREVPPAPDGARDLTAHVAVDACAAAAGGPWRTLTQREALHDLGVHGGRPPLSRASTDALAYVRGLRDASQAAELTDLAGLGAFTWLTRPVDVPDLFGAPAQTHAVAGPGG; translated from the coding sequence ATGACGGACAGCCTGTACGCGACACCGCACGGCTTCTTCGTGCGCGAGGCGCCTGGAGCGCACTTCCGTACCTCCGTCCACGTGTCGCCGCTGTTCGCACGGGCGGTGACACGGCTGCTGCTGCGCCTCGACGAGGCGCTGGACCGGCCCCGCGAGCTGACCCTGCTCGACGTCGGTGCCGGGCGGGGCGAGCTGCTCGCACAGGTCGCGGAGGCCGTGGCGGAGGACGATCCGCACGGTCTCGCCCGGCGGCTGCGGCGGGTGGCCGTGGAACGCGCGCCCCGCCCGGACGGGCTGGACCCCGGCATCGCCTGGCAGCACGTGCTGCCGCCGCCCGGCTCCGTCACCGGACTCCTCTTCGCGAACGAGTGGCTGGACAACGTGCCGCTGGACGTCGTCGAGGCGGACGACGCGGGCGTCGTGCGGTACGTCCATGTGGACCGGGAGGGGAGGGAGTCCGCAGGCGAGCCCGTCGCCGAGGAGGACGCCGCGTGGCTGCGGCGCTGGTGGCCGCTGGACGCCGAGCCGGGTCTGCGCGCCGAGATCGGCCTGCCCCGGGACGTCGCCTGGACGTCGGCCGTCCGCACGCTCCGGCGCGGACTGGCCGTCGCCGTGGACTACGCGCACACCCGGGCCGACCGCCCGCCGCTGGGCACGCTCACCGGATACCTCGACGGCCGGGAGGTGCCGCCCGCGCCGGACGGGGCCCGTGACCTGACCGCGCACGTCGCCGTCGACGCGTGCGCGGCCGCCGCGGGCGGGCCGTGGCGCACGCTCACCCAGCGGGAGGCACTGCACGACCTCGGCGTGCACGGCGGAAGACCGCCCCTGTCTAGGGCGTCCACGGACGCCCTGGCGTACGTGCGGGGGCTCCGCGACGCCTCGCAGGCGGCGGAGCTCACGGACCTCGCCGGCTTGGGCGCCTTCACCTGGCTGACCCGTCCGGTCGACGTGCCCGACCTCTTCGGCGCCCCCGCGCAGACTCACGCCGTGGCCGGGCCCGGCGGCTGA
- a CDS encoding sensor histidine kinase, whose translation MHRIYEFVRRHPTWVDSLWALVLLLPSAVWIVASIAAPPQATGMADSTAQRIAAVPIALALSLVVALRRRAPEKMLLLAIGTGIAQLITGVETNPGDFAFLVIIFTVASRHVRWASRLALVGGLLAPLIATLRWPPEQSAPQTVLGWLFLTVPFALAWVMGDSLRTRRAYYQQLEERAARLEKEREAQAKVAVAAERARIARELHDVVAHNVSVMVVQADGAAYVLDSAPEQSRQALQTISGTGRQALAEMRRLLGVLRTGDGEQGRDGDEYVPQPGVEQLAELVDQVRGTGVTVKFAIEGTPRPLPSGVELTAYRIVQEALTNTRKHGGPHVGANVRLTYGDGELELLAEDDGRGAQSELYEDGGADGLGQGLIGMRERVGMVGGSLQAGPRPGGGFRISALLPLRGGTQ comes from the coding sequence GTGCACCGCATCTACGAGTTCGTCCGCCGTCACCCGACCTGGGTGGACAGCCTCTGGGCGCTCGTCCTGCTCCTGCCGTCGGCGGTGTGGATCGTGGCGAGCATCGCCGCACCCCCGCAGGCCACCGGAATGGCGGACAGCACGGCTCAGCGGATCGCGGCCGTCCCCATCGCCCTGGCGCTGTCGCTGGTGGTCGCGCTGCGGCGGCGCGCCCCGGAGAAGATGCTGCTGCTCGCGATCGGCACCGGCATCGCCCAGCTGATCACCGGGGTGGAGACCAACCCCGGCGACTTCGCCTTCCTGGTGATCATCTTCACGGTCGCCTCCCGGCACGTGCGCTGGGCCTCGCGGCTGGCCCTGGTCGGCGGCCTGCTGGCACCGCTCATCGCCACGCTGCGCTGGCCGCCCGAGCAGTCCGCCCCGCAGACCGTGCTCGGCTGGCTGTTCCTCACCGTGCCCTTCGCCCTGGCCTGGGTGATGGGCGACTCGCTGCGCACCCGCCGGGCGTACTACCAGCAGCTGGAGGAGCGTGCCGCCCGGCTCGAGAAGGAACGCGAGGCCCAGGCGAAGGTCGCGGTGGCCGCCGAACGGGCCCGCATCGCGCGCGAGCTGCACGACGTCGTGGCGCACAACGTGTCGGTGATGGTGGTCCAAGCGGACGGCGCCGCGTACGTGCTGGACAGCGCGCCGGAGCAGTCGCGCCAGGCGCTGCAGACCATCTCCGGCACCGGGCGGCAGGCGCTCGCCGAGATGCGCCGTCTGCTAGGCGTGTTGCGCACCGGCGACGGCGAGCAGGGCCGCGACGGCGACGAGTACGTGCCGCAGCCAGGCGTGGAACAGCTCGCCGAACTCGTCGACCAGGTGCGCGGCACCGGGGTGACGGTCAAGTTCGCCATCGAGGGGACGCCCCGCCCCCTGCCCAGCGGCGTCGAACTGACGGCGTACCGCATCGTCCAGGAGGCGCTGACCAACACCCGCAAGCACGGCGGCCCGCACGTGGGCGCGAACGTGCGGCTGACGTACGGCGACGGCGAGCTGGAACTGCTGGCCGAGGACGACGGACGGGGCGCGCAGTCCGAGCTGTACGAGGACGGCGGCGCGGACGGGCTCGGGCAGGGCCTCATCGGCATGCGGGAACGCGTCGGCATGGTGGGCGGCAGCCTCCAGGCGGGGCCGCGACCGGGTGGCGGCTTCCGGATCAGCGCCCTCCTGCCGCTCAGGGGCGGAACGCAGTGA
- a CDS encoding response regulator transcription factor, which yields MTTTIRVMLVDDQALLRTGFRMVLAAQPDMEVVAEAGDGAEALDVLRSRAVDVVLMDVRMPNLDGVEATRRICGGEGGPGAPKVLILTTFDLDEYAFSALKAGAGGFMLKDVPPDELLSAIRSVHSGDAVVAPSTTRRLIDRFSTVLPSAVEQPVARELERLTDREREVLVLIAQGLSNGEIAARLVLSEATVKTHVGRILGKLGLRDRVQAVVLAYETGLVRAGDGSR from the coding sequence ATGACGACGACCATCCGCGTGATGCTGGTCGACGACCAGGCACTGCTGCGCACCGGCTTCCGCATGGTGCTGGCCGCCCAGCCGGACATGGAGGTGGTCGCCGAGGCGGGCGACGGGGCGGAGGCGCTCGACGTGCTGCGCTCCCGGGCGGTCGACGTCGTGCTCATGGACGTGCGGATGCCCAACCTCGACGGTGTCGAGGCCACCCGGCGGATCTGCGGCGGCGAGGGCGGGCCGGGCGCGCCGAAGGTGCTCATCCTCACCACCTTCGACCTGGACGAGTACGCGTTCAGCGCGCTCAAGGCGGGGGCCGGCGGGTTCATGCTCAAGGACGTGCCCCCGGACGAGCTGCTGTCCGCGATCCGCTCCGTGCACAGCGGCGACGCGGTCGTCGCGCCCAGCACGACCCGGCGGCTTATCGACCGCTTCTCCACCGTGCTGCCCTCGGCGGTGGAACAGCCCGTCGCCCGCGAGCTGGAACGGCTGACCGACCGGGAACGCGAGGTGCTGGTGCTCATCGCCCAGGGCCTGTCGAACGGGGAGATCGCGGCGCGGCTGGTGCTGTCCGAAGCGACGGTGAAGACGCACGTGGGGCGCATCCTGGGGAAGCTGGGCCTGCGGGACCGGGTGCAGGCGGTCGTCCTCGCGTACGAGACGGGCCTGGTCCGCGCCGGCGACGGGTCCCGCTGA
- a CDS encoding ABC transporter substrate-binding protein: MALLAAGLAACGGGESLEEQGGASDGGGGKSLVIGSAGFTESKVLANLYALALEDAGFDTTIKTVANRELYEPALEKGQIDVVPEYAATLAEFLNAQVNGADAPAENPVASNDVETTVAALEKLAGKRGLKVLDAGEAVDQNAFAVTKEFAAKHDLETLSDLGEAGVEVRLAAGDECVERPFCQPGLEKTYGIDVSEVDPKGVGTTQAKQSVKNGTNDMVLTTTTDATLEDFGLVLLKDDEGLQNADNVLPVVNAKDAGGTKVAEALDGVTAALTTQDLIGLNRQVDADRRKPEDVARTYLEDEGLLDG; the protein is encoded by the coding sequence GTGGCGCTGCTGGCCGCCGGCCTGGCCGCCTGCGGCGGCGGGGAGAGCCTGGAGGAGCAGGGCGGCGCCTCCGACGGAGGCGGCGGGAAGTCGCTGGTGATCGGCTCGGCCGGGTTCACCGAGTCCAAGGTCCTCGCGAACCTCTACGCCCTGGCGCTGGAGGACGCGGGCTTCGACACGACCATCAAGACGGTCGCCAACCGCGAGCTGTACGAGCCGGCGCTGGAGAAGGGCCAGATCGACGTGGTGCCGGAATACGCCGCCACGCTCGCCGAGTTCCTCAACGCCCAGGTCAACGGCGCCGACGCCCCGGCCGAGAACCCGGTGGCCTCCAACGACGTGGAGACGACCGTCGCTGCCCTGGAGAAGCTCGCCGGGAAGCGGGGCCTGAAGGTGCTCGACGCGGGCGAGGCCGTCGACCAGAACGCCTTCGCCGTCACGAAGGAGTTCGCGGCGAAGCACGATCTGGAGACTCTCTCCGACCTCGGCGAGGCCGGCGTCGAGGTGCGCCTCGCCGCGGGTGACGAGTGTGTGGAACGCCCCTTCTGCCAGCCGGGCCTGGAGAAGACCTACGGCATCGACGTCTCCGAGGTCGACCCCAAGGGCGTCGGCACCACCCAGGCCAAGCAGTCGGTGAAGAACGGCACCAACGACATGGTGCTCACCACCACCACCGACGCCACCCTGGAGGACTTCGGGCTGGTGCTGCTGAAGGACGACGAAGGCCTCCAGAACGCCGACAACGTGCTCCCCGTCGTCAACGCGAAGGACGCGGGCGGGACGAAGGTCGCCGAGGCCCTCGACGGCGTCACCGCTGCGCTCACCACGCAGGACCTGATCGGCCTCAACCGCCAGGTCGACGCCGACCGCCGCAAGCCGGAGGACGTCGCCCGCACCTACCTGGAGGACGAGGGACTGCTGGACGGCTGA
- a CDS encoding ABC transporter permease — MGVIQGAWTWLTTDGNWTGDGGALALLGEHLYLTAVCLGIAAAVALPTAVWLGHIGRGGPLAINLSNVGRAVPTFAVLVLLMLTPLATVGGGDLPTIVALVLFAIPPLLTNAYVGMREADREVVEAARGMGMSGGQLLFRVELPLAYPLLMTGVRSAAVQVVATATLAAMVGGGGLGRIITAGFNTYDTAQVVAGAVLVALLALLVELAMIALGRVLDPMRGRRGGTRTNGRGGEPADEDGHDRTGAAPERESLKAPV; from the coding sequence ATGGGCGTAATCCAGGGAGCCTGGACCTGGCTGACGACAGACGGCAACTGGACCGGCGACGGCGGTGCGCTGGCGCTGCTCGGCGAGCACCTCTACCTGACCGCGGTCTGCCTCGGTATCGCCGCGGCCGTGGCGCTGCCCACGGCCGTGTGGCTCGGCCACATCGGACGCGGCGGGCCGCTGGCCATCAACCTGTCCAACGTCGGCCGTGCCGTCCCCACCTTCGCGGTGCTCGTGCTGCTGATGCTCACCCCGCTCGCCACCGTCGGCGGCGGCGACCTGCCGACGATCGTCGCGCTCGTGCTCTTCGCGATCCCGCCGCTGCTCACCAACGCCTACGTGGGCATGCGCGAGGCCGACCGGGAGGTCGTGGAGGCGGCCCGTGGGATGGGCATGTCCGGTGGACAGTTGCTGTTTCGCGTCGAACTGCCGCTGGCGTACCCGCTGCTGATGACCGGAGTCCGGTCGGCCGCCGTGCAGGTGGTCGCCACCGCGACGCTCGCCGCGATGGTCGGCGGCGGCGGCCTGGGCCGCATCATCACCGCCGGCTTCAACACCTACGACACCGCCCAGGTGGTGGCCGGCGCGGTCCTGGTGGCCCTGCTGGCGCTCCTGGTCGAACTGGCGATGATCGCACTCGGCCGCGTCCTGGACCCGATGCGCGGACGTCGCGGCGGCACGCGTACGAACGGCCGCGGCGGGGAACCGGCCGACGAGGACGGTCACGACCGTACGGGTGCCGCACCGGAACGCGAGTCGCTGAAGGCGCCCGTCTGA
- a CDS encoding ABC transporter permease, with product MASRDCLRDNDWICAEYLRSRSGELADATIQHIGIAAVSVVLAVLVAFPLALAARRWRAAREPVLGLTTVLYTIPSLAMFALLLPVFGLSVSVVVTGLVLYSLTILVRNILAGLDGVPAEAREAARGMGYGPGRMLFEVELPLVVPALMAGVRIATVSAVSLTTVGAIVDYGGLGNLIYSGLQTVFRAQVLTASVLCVVLAVLADLLLLWLQRALTPWTRHRATAGKG from the coding sequence GTGGCCTCGAGGGACTGCCTCAGAGACAACGACTGGATATGCGCCGAGTACCTGCGCTCCCGCAGCGGAGAACTCGCCGACGCGACGATCCAGCACATCGGCATCGCGGCCGTCTCGGTCGTGCTCGCCGTGCTGGTCGCCTTCCCCCTGGCACTCGCCGCCCGCCGCTGGCGGGCCGCTCGCGAACCCGTCCTGGGGCTCACGACGGTGCTCTACACCATCCCGTCGCTGGCGATGTTCGCGCTGCTGCTGCCCGTCTTCGGTCTCTCCGTCTCGGTCGTGGTGACCGGGCTGGTGCTGTACTCGCTCACCATCCTGGTGCGCAACATCCTGGCCGGCCTCGACGGCGTGCCCGCCGAGGCCCGGGAGGCGGCACGCGGCATGGGGTACGGCCCGGGACGGATGCTGTTCGAGGTGGAACTCCCGCTCGTCGTCCCCGCCCTCATGGCGGGCGTAAGGATCGCCACGGTCTCCGCCGTCTCGCTGACCACGGTGGGCGCCATCGTCGACTACGGCGGCCTCGGCAACCTCATCTACAGCGGGCTCCAGACCGTCTTCAGGGCACAGGTGCTCACCGCGTCCGTGCTCTGCGTGGTGCTCGCCGTGCTAGCCGACCTGCTGCTGCTCTGGCTCCAGCGCGCGCTGACGCCGTGGACCCGGCACCGGGCCACCGCGGGGAAGGGCTGA
- a CDS encoding betaine/proline/choline family ABC transporter ATP-binding protein: MIRFESVGKRYPDGTVAVDDLTFEVAEGEMVTLVGPSGCGKTTTMKMVNRLIEPTSGRILVDGEDIAGVDPVELRRRIGYVIQQVGLFPHRSVLDNTATVPHLLGVKKAQARKRAAELLDLVGLDPSVFGDRYPDQLSGGQRQRVGVARALAADPPVLLMDEPFGAVDPVVREHLQNEFLKLQAQVRKTVLFVTHDIEEAVRLGDRMAVYGEGRIEQLDPPAKVLGAPATPYVADFVGADRGLKRLSVTPIEPGDLVQPPVVRRNDAVSDAAHRMRADGARWAVVLDHDGSLHGWIDADEVSASGGGTVRDHARRMKAWLPLGASLKQAFSTMLQYDAGWVAVLDGDGSRFAGVLTPARLHEALRRSVDADERDVPREDVDLHSITGA; this comes from the coding sequence GTGATTCGTTTCGAGAGCGTCGGCAAGCGATACCCCGACGGCACGGTCGCCGTGGACGACCTGACCTTCGAGGTGGCCGAGGGCGAGATGGTGACGCTCGTCGGCCCGTCCGGCTGCGGCAAGACCACCACCATGAAGATGGTGAACCGCCTGATCGAGCCGACCTCCGGCCGCATCCTGGTCGACGGCGAGGACATCGCCGGGGTCGACCCGGTGGAGTTGCGGCGGCGCATCGGCTACGTCATCCAGCAGGTCGGGCTCTTCCCGCACCGCAGCGTGCTGGACAACACCGCGACCGTGCCGCACCTGCTGGGCGTGAAGAAGGCGCAGGCGCGGAAGCGGGCGGCGGAGTTGCTCGACCTCGTCGGACTCGACCCTTCGGTCTTCGGCGACCGCTACCCCGACCAGCTCTCCGGTGGGCAGCGGCAACGGGTCGGCGTCGCGCGGGCACTGGCCGCCGACCCGCCCGTCCTGCTGATGGACGAGCCGTTCGGCGCGGTCGACCCCGTCGTGCGCGAACACCTCCAGAACGAGTTCCTCAAACTGCAGGCGCAGGTGCGCAAGACGGTGCTCTTCGTCACCCACGACATCGAGGAGGCCGTCCGGCTCGGCGACCGGATGGCCGTCTACGGCGAGGGGCGCATCGAGCAACTCGACCCGCCCGCGAAAGTGCTGGGCGCCCCGGCGACGCCCTACGTGGCGGACTTCGTCGGCGCGGACCGCGGGCTGAAGCGGCTGTCGGTGACACCGATCGAGCCCGGCGACCTGGTGCAGCCGCCCGTCGTGCGCAGGAACGACGCGGTGTCGGACGCCGCCCACCGGATGCGCGCCGACGGGGCGCGGTGGGCCGTCGTGCTCGACCACGACGGCAGCCTGCACGGGTGGATCGACGCCGACGAGGTCTCCGCCTCCGGCGGCGGGACCGTCCGCGACCACGCCCGCCGGATGAAGGCGTGGCTGCCGCTCGGGGCCTCCCTCAAGCAGGCGTTCAGCACGATGCTCCAGTACGACGCCGGCTGGGTCGCTGTCCTCGACGGCGACGGCTCCCGCTTCGCGGGCGTCCTCACCCCGGCCCGGCTGCACGAGGCGCTGCGCCGGTCCGTCGACGCCGACGAACGCGACGTCCCCCGCGAGGACGTCGACCTGCACTCCATCACCGGCGCGTAG
- a CDS encoding DUF3180 domain-containing protein yields MRELRIRVLAGVFAVAAVLGWALAGLLDRWGALPSVPVAAPVVLAVIATVLLATALGLRARLKAQRERQPGAKGVDPMMAARAVVFGQASALVAALVAGLYGGTGVFLLLSDIEGPARRADTLYAGLSVAAAVAVVATAFLLQRVCRLPDDDNDDPQAPAAA; encoded by the coding sequence GTGAGAGAACTGCGAATCAGGGTTCTGGCGGGCGTCTTCGCGGTCGCCGCCGTCCTCGGCTGGGCGCTGGCCGGACTGCTCGATCGCTGGGGCGCGCTGCCGAGCGTGCCGGTCGCCGCGCCCGTCGTGCTGGCCGTCATCGCGACCGTGCTCCTCGCGACCGCGCTCGGCCTGCGCGCCCGGCTGAAGGCGCAGCGGGAGCGGCAGCCCGGTGCGAAGGGCGTCGACCCGATGATGGCCGCCCGCGCCGTCGTCTTCGGCCAGGCCAGCGCGCTCGTCGCGGCGCTCGTCGCCGGCCTCTACGGGGGGACCGGCGTCTTCCTGCTGCTCAGCGACATCGAGGGGCCGGCGCGTCGCGCGGACACGCTGTACGCGGGCCTGTCCGTCGCAGCGGCCGTCGCCGTCGTCGCGACGGCTTTCCTCCTCCAGCGCGTCTGCCGCCTCCCGGACGACGACAACGACGACCCCCAGGCTCCCGCCGCCGCGTAG
- the folK gene encoding 2-amino-4-hydroxy-6-hydroxymethyldihydropteridine diphosphokinase, translated as MTPNSDPTVQPVPASVVRQVDAADITLSNPKHAVIALGSNLGNRLETLQSAVDALADTPGLKVKAVSPVYETEPWGVDPASQPAYFNAVVLVRTTLPPGSLLERGHAIEEALERVRDERWGPRTIDVDIVSYQDVISDDPLLTLPHPRVHERAFVLAPWHDVDAEAEVPGRGQVADLLTAVGREGVSARNDLELSLPD; from the coding sequence ATGACGCCGAACAGTGACCCGACCGTACAGCCGGTGCCCGCCTCCGTCGTGCGCCAGGTGGATGCGGCCGACATCACCCTCAGCAACCCCAAGCACGCCGTGATCGCCCTCGGCAGCAATCTCGGCAACCGCCTGGAGACGCTGCAGAGCGCCGTCGACGCGCTCGCCGACACCCCCGGCCTCAAGGTGAAGGCGGTGTCCCCGGTCTACGAGACCGAGCCGTGGGGCGTCGACCCCGCGAGCCAGCCGGCGTACTTCAACGCAGTCGTCCTCGTCCGCACCACGCTGCCACCCGGCTCGCTGCTCGAACGCGGCCACGCCATCGAGGAGGCGCTGGAGCGGGTGCGCGACGAACGCTGGGGGCCGCGCACCATCGACGTCGACATCGTGTCCTACCAGGACGTGATCTCCGACGACCCGCTGCTCACCCTGCCGCACCCGCGCGTGCACGAACGGGCCTTTGTCCTCGCGCCGTGGCACGATGTCGACGCGGAGGCCGAGGTGCCCGGCCGCGGCCAGGTCGCCGACCTGCTGACGGCCGTGGGGCGCGAAGGGGTCTCCGCGCGCAACGACCTGGAACTGAGCCTGCCCGACTGA
- the folB gene encoding dihydroneopterin aldolase — protein MDRVALHGLRARGHHGVLPREREEGQTFVVDVDMGVDTRAAATGDDLARTVHYGVVAEEVAAVVSGEPVDLIETLAQRIADVCLAHEAVAEVRVVVHKPDAPVTVPFDDVTITIQRSRA, from the coding sequence ATGGACCGAGTGGCGCTGCACGGCCTGCGTGCCCGCGGGCATCACGGCGTGCTTCCGCGGGAACGGGAAGAGGGACAGACCTTCGTCGTGGACGTCGACATGGGCGTGGACACCCGCGCCGCCGCGACCGGCGACGACCTGGCCCGGACCGTGCACTACGGCGTGGTGGCCGAGGAGGTCGCGGCCGTCGTGTCGGGCGAGCCGGTCGACCTGATCGAGACGCTCGCCCAGCGCATCGCCGACGTCTGCCTCGCGCACGAGGCCGTCGCCGAGGTGCGGGTCGTGGTGCACAAGCCCGACGCCCCCGTCACCGTGCCCTTCGACGACGTGACCATCACCATCCAGCGGAGCCGCGCATGA
- the folP gene encoding dihydropteroate synthase: MRALRGRVAGLPEWDRCAVMGVVNVTPDSFSDGGRWFDHEVAVKHGLDLVARGADLVDVGGESTRPGATRVDEAEELRRVLPVVRDLTAAGVLVSVDTMRASVAERALAAGASLVNDVSGGRADPTMVPVVAAAGAPFVVMHWRGRSVDMNDRAVYGDVVGEVLDELRAAVDGAVSGGIAAERIVVDPGLGFAKNAGHDLALVAALGRFRAELGLPLLVAASRKRFLGRVLAGEKDAVPPPARERDAATAAVTALAAREGAWAVRVHEVRASADAVRVARAVEGAA; encoded by the coding sequence ATGAGAGCGTTGCGTGGCCGGGTCGCCGGTCTGCCGGAGTGGGACCGCTGTGCGGTGATGGGCGTGGTGAACGTCACGCCGGACTCCTTCTCGGACGGCGGCCGGTGGTTCGATCACGAGGTGGCGGTCAAGCACGGGCTGGACCTCGTCGCCCGGGGCGCGGACCTGGTCGACGTCGGCGGGGAGTCGACCCGGCCGGGGGCCACACGGGTGGACGAGGCGGAGGAGTTGCGCCGGGTGCTGCCGGTGGTGCGCGACCTGACCGCCGCGGGGGTGCTGGTCAGCGTCGACACCATGCGCGCCTCGGTCGCCGAACGGGCCCTGGCGGCTGGCGCGTCGCTGGTCAACGACGTCAGCGGCGGCCGGGCCGACCCGACGATGGTGCCGGTGGTGGCCGCGGCGGGTGCCCCGTTCGTGGTGATGCACTGGCGCGGCCGGTCCGTCGACATGAACGACAGGGCGGTGTACGGCGACGTGGTCGGCGAGGTGCTCGACGAACTGCGCGCGGCCGTGGACGGCGCGGTCTCGGGCGGCATCGCGGCGGAACGGATCGTCGTCGACCCGGGCCTGGGCTTCGCCAAGAACGCCGGTCACGACCTGGCGCTGGTGGCCGCGCTGGGGCGGTTCCGCGCGGAACTGGGGTTGCCCCTGCTGGTGGCCGCCTCGCGCAAACGCTTCCTCGGCCGGGTGCTGGCGGGCGAGAAGGACGCGGTGCCGCCGCCCGCCCGGGAACGGGACGCCGCCACGGCTGCCGTGACCGCGCTCGCCGCCCGGGAGGGTGCCTGGGCGGTGCGGGTGCACGAGGTGCGGGCGAGCGCCGACGCCGTGCGCGTCGCGCGGGCCGTCGAGGGAGCCGCGTGA
- a CDS encoding nuclear transport factor 2 family protein, with translation MSRARTDIEAVEEANTALYEAVERGDLETLGGLWLDAEVSVVHPGWPVLTGRGEVMRSYALIMANTEYIQFFLTDVEISVIGDTAVVSCTENILSGGQAEEDGDLGPLVGGLVVATNVFRRVEDGSWKLWSHHGSPVLVEGEDDDGSEELGA, from the coding sequence GTGAGCCGCGCCCGCACGGACATCGAGGCCGTCGAGGAGGCCAACACCGCGCTGTACGAGGCGGTCGAGCGCGGTGACCTGGAGACGCTCGGCGGGTTGTGGCTGGACGCGGAGGTCAGCGTCGTGCACCCCGGCTGGCCGGTGCTCACCGGCCGCGGCGAGGTGATGCGCAGCTATGCGCTGATCATGGCGAACACGGAGTACATCCAGTTCTTCCTGACGGACGTGGAGATCTCCGTCATCGGCGACACCGCGGTGGTCAGCTGCACGGAGAACATCCTCAGCGGCGGTCAGGCCGAGGAGGACGGGGACCTCGGTCCGCTGGTCGGCGGACTGGTGGTGGCCACCAACGTCTTCCGCCGCGTGGAGGACGGGAGCTGGAAGCTGTGGTCGCACCACGGTTCGCCGGTCCTGGTCGAGGGCGAGGACGACGACGGCAGCGAGGAACTCGGCGCCTGA